Proteins found in one Exiguobacterium sp. 9-2 genomic segment:
- the resB gene encoding cytochrome c biogenesis protein ResB, which translates to MQEQEDFKQLDMRYEEAELRSKRKNPSWIDRAWTFFSSVKVGLWLIGLIIIASGVGTIFPQEMYIPQATPPEEFYQKEYGTAGDIYYTLGFHNLFESWWYIGLITLLLLSIIIVSIDRFFPLYRALKKQPVIQSDRFMNGQRFGAEATGDVKKIDAIAPLLEKKGYKVRRQDGALLAEKQRFGRWGPYINHIGLVLFFGGAMLRVVPGMHEDELLWLREGETLPIEATDNKYYLKNEAFNIEFYDPEKVDAKFKKSLEAAGGNVPKNYDTKMTLYKRVGETSDFKPKLEEVKSGETAVNRPFEFDDFQVFQEQYAADPEFKTMSFSIVNQKTGKVVDTIKVDLREPKETYKLKNGYDVELKDFLPDFVVKDGQPTTNSGRPVNPAFVFNIKSPEHPKGERSLIGIKLNVGGDENQYKMAFAGTELSNISGVRIKKDLTLPFLFAGGIIFMAGLLIGMYWPHRRLWLREKNGRIQIAGFTNKNAIGLQKEANLALTEVGLPELEDRQKLREEGEAK; encoded by the coding sequence ATGCAGGAGCAAGAAGATTTTAAACAACTGGACATGCGTTACGAGGAAGCAGAACTTCGTTCGAAACGTAAAAATCCATCTTGGATCGACCGGGCATGGACGTTCTTCTCGTCCGTCAAGGTCGGGTTATGGCTGATCGGTCTGATCATCATCGCGAGTGGGGTCGGGACGATCTTCCCGCAAGAGATGTATATTCCGCAGGCAACACCACCGGAAGAATTTTATCAAAAAGAATACGGTACGGCAGGGGACATCTACTATACGTTAGGATTCCACAACCTGTTTGAATCATGGTGGTACATCGGATTAATCACACTGTTACTCTTATCGATCATCATCGTGTCGATTGACCGCTTCTTCCCGCTCTACCGAGCATTGAAGAAACAACCGGTCATCCAGTCGGACCGTTTCATGAATGGTCAGCGATTTGGCGCTGAAGCGACTGGAGACGTCAAAAAAATCGATGCGATCGCACCGTTACTTGAGAAAAAGGGCTATAAAGTTCGTCGGCAAGACGGGGCGCTCTTAGCGGAAAAGCAACGTTTTGGACGATGGGGTCCTTACATCAACCATATCGGTCTTGTACTATTCTTCGGAGGGGCGATGCTTCGGGTCGTACCGGGCATGCATGAAGATGAACTGCTTTGGCTACGTGAAGGAGAGACATTACCGATCGAGGCGACAGACAACAAGTATTACTTGAAGAATGAGGCGTTCAATATCGAGTTTTATGATCCTGAGAAGGTGGACGCGAAATTCAAGAAATCACTTGAAGCAGCGGGCGGAAATGTACCGAAAAACTACGACACGAAGATGACGCTCTATAAAAGAGTCGGAGAGACAAGTGATTTCAAACCGAAACTCGAAGAAGTCAAATCAGGTGAGACGGCAGTCAACCGTCCATTCGAATTCGATGATTTCCAAGTCTTCCAAGAACAATACGCGGCAGATCCAGAATTTAAGACGATGTCGTTTAGCATCGTCAACCAAAAGACAGGTAAAGTCGTGGATACGATCAAGGTCGATTTACGTGAACCAAAAGAGACATACAAGTTGAAAAACGGCTATGATGTCGAATTGAAGGATTTCTTGCCTGATTTCGTCGTCAAGGATGGACAGCCGACGACCAATTCTGGACGTCCTGTCAATCCGGCGTTCGTCTTTAATATCAAATCACCGGAGCACCCAAAAGGGGAGCGTAGTTTGATTGGTATCAAGCTGAATGTCGGTGGGGATGAGAACCAGTACAAGATGGCGTTTGCCGGTACGGAGCTCTCAAACATCTCAGGTGTCCGAATCAAGAAAGACTTGACGCTCCCATTCCTCTTTGCGGGTGGCATCATCTTCATGGCAGGTCTATTGATCGGGATGTACTGGCCGCACCGTCGTCTCTGGTTACGTGAGAAGAACGGTCGCATTCAGATTGCTGGATTTACGAATAAAAACGCAATAGGGCTTCAAAAAGAAGCCAATCTCGCGTTGACGGAAGTTGGTCTACCAGAACTTGAGGACCGACAAAAGTTGCGGGAAGAGGGGGAAGCTAAATGA
- the ccsB gene encoding c-type cytochrome biogenesis protein CcsB — protein sequence MNMLQLSSNLLLTSFIVYLVSTGFFAVATSGKKGPTRSGKIAYTLAIIGFLAQLGYFFTRWAGAGHVPVSNLYEYTTFFGMMMVLGFLIVYAIYKNNVLGLIAMPVALLVIAYASMFPDEVQPLIPALQSVWLKIHVTTAALGEGILAVSFATGLLYLVHATDFNKESKTRTWLEIVMFSLVCVVGYILVGLLFKATGSASTIEYVAKNGAKMTHEYTMPVLTGPENGKVLSGSGAVIELPNFLNANKVNTVLWSVIGGVVLYVLLRFVVLRKRVAESLKPIARKIDLETADEISYRAIAIGLPIFILGGLIFAMIWAQMAWSRYWGWDPKEVWALITMLFYVFYLHMRIQRGWIGKKSAWLCVGGFAVIMFNLVFVNLVVAGLHSYA from the coding sequence ATGAACATGCTTCAGTTGAGCAGTAATCTGCTCCTAACGTCATTCATTGTCTACCTCGTCAGTACAGGTTTTTTCGCTGTTGCGACGAGTGGTAAAAAAGGTCCGACACGTTCTGGTAAGATCGCCTATACGCTCGCGATCATCGGTTTTCTTGCTCAGTTAGGGTATTTCTTTACGCGCTGGGCGGGTGCTGGACACGTTCCGGTCTCGAACTTATACGAATACACGACATTCTTTGGTATGATGATGGTCCTTGGATTCTTAATCGTCTATGCCATCTATAAAAACAATGTCCTTGGCTTGATTGCAATGCCGGTTGCCTTGCTCGTCATCGCTTATGCGTCGATGTTCCCGGATGAGGTCCAACCCTTGATTCCGGCACTTCAAAGTGTCTGGCTCAAAATCCACGTTACGACGGCAGCGCTCGGTGAGGGGATTCTCGCTGTCAGTTTTGCGACCGGATTGCTCTATCTGGTCCACGCGACGGATTTCAATAAAGAATCGAAAACACGGACATGGCTTGAGATCGTCATGTTCTCACTCGTTTGTGTCGTTGGTTACATCCTCGTCGGCCTCTTGTTCAAAGCAACAGGTTCTGCATCAACGATCGAATACGTCGCGAAGAATGGTGCGAAGATGACACATGAATACACGATGCCGGTTCTGACAGGTCCTGAGAACGGAAAAGTCTTATCTGGTTCAGGTGCCGTCATTGAATTGCCGAACTTCTTGAATGCGAATAAGGTCAATACGGTCTTATGGTCAGTCATTGGTGGGGTCGTCTTATATGTGTTGCTACGTTTCGTAGTTCTCCGTAAGCGTGTCGCAGAGAGTCTGAAACCAATCGCGCGGAAGATTGATTTAGAAACAGCTGATGAGATTAGTTACCGTGCGATCGCGATCGGTCTTCCGATCTTTATCCTTGGCGGATTAATCTTCGCAATGATTTGGGCGCAAATGGCATGGAGCCGCTATTGGGGCTGGGACCCGAAAGAGGTTTGGGCACTGATCACGATGCTCTTCTACGTGTTCTATCTCCACATGCGCATCCAGCGTGGGTGGATCGGTAAAAAATCAGCA